One Kitasatospora sp. NBC_01287 DNA window includes the following coding sequences:
- a CDS encoding AIR synthase-related protein codes for MRQVALGSAAPALVRAALDGVGPASDDLTIGQLDVRTGVFVVDPPFFGNGDVGRAAVCGVVNELAAAGAEPRRLALGVIVEAGLPVRLLQRLVRSIREAAREAGVAIAAVDTKVVRAGEADQVFVTATAFGVHRRPAALPAALRPGDRILVTGALGDHAAHLLTLRGAPGLEQYVDSDCAPLAGLVTGVRPQLRYAAAIGGGGLAATLDNCSRARGLTLRITRSALPVRHQTRVALGLQGLDPLHAGCAGSLCLFVPPDHGAAVLRRLRAHPYGRLACDIGEVTGRPLPAVEVVGPDGTAHPLAPARPPEQVRLL; via the coding sequence GTGCGGCAGGTGGCTCTCGGCTCGGCGGCGCCGGCGCTGGTGCGAGCCGCGCTGGACGGGGTCGGACCCGCCTCCGACGACCTGACGATCGGTCAACTCGACGTCCGCACCGGTGTCTTCGTGGTCGATCCGCCGTTCTTCGGCAACGGCGACGTGGGCCGCGCGGCCGTCTGCGGCGTGGTCAACGAACTCGCGGCGGCGGGCGCCGAACCGCGCCGGCTGGCGCTGGGCGTCATCGTGGAGGCCGGGCTCCCGGTGCGGCTGCTGCAGCGGCTGGTCCGCTCGATCCGGGAGGCCGCGCGGGAGGCGGGCGTGGCGATCGCCGCGGTGGACACCAAGGTGGTCCGGGCCGGCGAGGCCGACCAGGTCTTCGTCACCGCCACCGCCTTCGGCGTCCACCGCCGCCCGGCCGCACTGCCCGCCGCACTGCGGCCCGGCGACCGGATCCTGGTCACCGGCGCGCTCGGCGACCACGCGGCCCACCTGCTGACGCTGCGTGGCGCGCCGGGCCTGGAGCAGTACGTGGACAGCGACTGCGCCCCGCTGGCGGGCCTGGTCACCGGGGTCAGGCCGCAGTTGCGGTACGCGGCGGCGATCGGCGGCGGCGGGCTGGCGGCGACGCTGGACAACTGCTCGCGGGCCCGGGGGCTGACCCTGCGGATCACCCGGTCGGCGCTGCCGGTCCGGCACCAGACCCGGGTCGCGCTCGGACTCCAGGGCCTGGACCCGTTGCACGCCGGCTGCGCGGGCAGCCTCTGCCTCTTCGTGCCGCCGGACCACGGCGCCGCCGTGCTGCGGCGACTGCGGGCCCACCCCTACGGCCGGCTCGCCTGCGACATCGGCGAGGTGACCGGCCGTCCGCTGCCCGCCGTGGAGGTGGTCGGCCCCGACGGCACGGCGCACCCGCTGGCGCCGGCGCGGCCGCCGGAACAGGTGCGGCTGCTCTAG
- a CDS encoding AfsA-related hotdog domain-containing protein: MTVHSETTPVRQPQDEEGARHLIHCPSSWEHYLLDAPSLGEEHFVLVGDLPVRHPLFNDGPGHFHDAQLATEAVTEIGAFVGHRYFGVPEDRTGLFHRFTLQLTELSAWRADSGASGGFRDGVPRIATEITAIPTNIMNEVPRCLELRLEIRIDDILCGRGSAGLIFLMPKLYRKHLATSRRVLREAPELADLPEGRPRPARPIEVGRSRPENVVVSEPAADARGRLSTWLLTEGVSPVVAGLQGELTGLHLLEALRQTAVLAAGRTAGLDPARCTLAASEVDFRAQAALDLPLRCLAVPGPRTHDGHGRPAVPVTLTVTQHRRAVAEARLTVVQDL, translated from the coding sequence ATGACAGTGCACAGCGAGACCACGCCGGTCCGGCAGCCCCAGGACGAGGAAGGCGCGCGGCATCTGATCCACTGTCCGTCCTCGTGGGAGCACTACCTCCTGGACGCGCCGAGCCTGGGCGAGGAGCACTTCGTGCTGGTCGGCGACCTGCCGGTGCGGCACCCCTTGTTCAACGACGGCCCCGGCCACTTCCACGACGCGCAGCTCGCCACCGAGGCCGTCACCGAGATCGGCGCCTTCGTCGGCCACCGCTACTTCGGGGTCCCCGAGGACCGCACCGGCCTGTTCCACCGCTTCACCCTGCAGCTGACCGAACTCTCCGCCTGGCGGGCCGACTCCGGCGCGAGCGGCGGCTTCCGCGACGGCGTGCCGCGGATCGCCACCGAGATCACCGCCATACCGACGAACATCATGAACGAGGTGCCACGCTGCCTGGAGCTGCGCCTGGAGATCCGGATCGACGACATCCTGTGCGGGCGCGGCTCGGCCGGGCTGATCTTCCTGATGCCCAAGCTCTACCGCAAGCACCTGGCCACCAGCCGCCGGGTGCTGCGCGAGGCCCCCGAGCTCGCCGACCTGCCGGAGGGCCGGCCGCGACCGGCCCGGCCGATCGAGGTGGGCCGCAGCCGACCGGAGAACGTGGTGGTCAGCGAGCCGGCGGCGGACGCCCGCGGCCGGCTCAGCACCTGGCTGCTGACCGAGGGGGTCAGCCCCGTGGTGGCCGGCCTGCAGGGTGAGTTGACCGGGCTGCACCTGCTGGAGGCGCTGCGCCAGACGGCCGTGCTCGCCGCCGGGCGCACCGCCGGGCTCGACCCGGCCCGCTGCACGCTGGCCGCCTCCGAGGTCGACTTCCGCGCGCAGGCCGCCCTCGACCTGCCGCTGCGCTGCCTGGCGGTACCCGGCCCGCGGACCCACGACGGGCACGGCCGCCCGGCCGTCCCGGTCACCCTCACGGTGACCCAGCACCGGCGCGCCGTGGCCGAGGCTCGGCTCACCGTCGTTCAGGACCTCTGA